One segment of Herbaspirillum hiltneri N3 DNA contains the following:
- the norR gene encoding nitric oxide reductase transcriptional regulator NorR, protein MTPKLMLDALIPLVADLSRELHDSERYRRLLDTLRMLFPCDAAALLRLDGEVLVPLAINGLSSDTLGRRFRVSEHPRFRVLLSNLPPTRFPANSSLPDPYDGLVEAHSGELHVHDCMGCQITMNGRPWGLLTLDALGPGRFDSVDTASLQAFASLAAATVNVAERIHDLAETSEQERQRAEAYRLAANQSRRELIGQSPAHKRMMKEVRLAGPSNMTVLITGETGTGKELVANAIHAASPRARKPIISLNCAALPETLVESELFGHVRGAFSGAVGDRRGKFELADGGTLFLDEVGELSLTVQAKLLRALQSGQIQRVGSDEEHKVDVRVIAATNRDLEEEVRLGRYRADFYHRLSVYPLAVPPLRERGHDILLISGFFLEENRFRLGLLSLRLATDAQEVLLNYRWPGNVRELEHVIARTALKTLGKHPERPRILTLAAEDFDLSNEKAVALSAHEEQVQSELDLQNGSGLRDAVSAYERRLVSACLARNGGNVASAARELGVDRANLNRMAKRLGLR, encoded by the coding sequence ATGACTCCAAAGCTCATGCTGGACGCGTTGATTCCGCTGGTGGCCGACTTGTCGCGTGAGCTGCATGACAGCGAGCGCTACCGCCGCCTGCTGGATACGCTGCGCATGCTGTTTCCCTGCGACGCCGCCGCCTTGTTGCGGCTCGACGGCGAGGTGCTGGTGCCGCTGGCGATCAACGGCCTGAGCAGCGACACGCTGGGCCGGCGCTTCCGCGTGAGCGAACATCCGCGCTTTCGCGTGTTGTTGTCGAACCTGCCGCCGACGCGTTTTCCGGCCAACTCGTCCTTGCCGGATCCTTACGACGGCCTGGTCGAAGCGCATTCCGGCGAACTCCACGTCCACGATTGCATGGGATGCCAGATCACCATGAACGGCCGTCCCTGGGGTTTGCTGACGCTGGACGCGCTCGGGCCGGGCCGCTTCGATTCGGTCGATACGGCCTCGCTGCAGGCCTTCGCGAGTCTGGCGGCGGCGACCGTCAATGTTGCCGAACGCATCCATGATCTTGCCGAGACCAGCGAACAGGAGCGCCAGCGCGCCGAAGCCTACCGGCTCGCCGCCAACCAGAGCCGGCGCGAGCTGATCGGCCAGAGTCCGGCGCACAAGCGGATGATGAAAGAGGTGCGGCTGGCCGGTCCGAGCAACATGACCGTGCTGATCACCGGCGAAACCGGCACCGGCAAGGAGCTGGTCGCCAACGCCATCCACGCCGCCTCGCCGCGTGCACGCAAACCCATCATCAGCCTCAATTGCGCCGCGTTGCCGGAAACCCTGGTCGAGAGCGAGCTGTTCGGCCACGTGCGCGGGGCGTTTTCCGGCGCGGTCGGCGACCGGCGCGGCAAGTTCGAGCTGGCCGACGGCGGCACCTTGTTCCTTGATGAAGTGGGGGAGTTGTCGCTGACGGTGCAGGCCAAGTTGCTGCGTGCGCTGCAAAGCGGGCAGATCCAGCGGGTCGGGTCGGACGAGGAACACAAGGTTGACGTGCGCGTGATCGCCGCCACCAACCGCGACCTGGAGGAAGAAGTGCGGCTGGGCCGCTATCGCGCCGACTTCTACCATCGCCTCAGCGTGTATCCGCTGGCGGTGCCGCCGTTGCGCGAGCGGGGCCACGACATCTTGCTGATCAGCGGGTTTTTCCTGGAAGAAAACCGTTTCCGGCTGGGTTTGCTGAGCCTGCGGCTGGCGACCGATGCGCAGGAAGTGCTGCTCAATTACCGCTGGCCGGGCAACGTGCGCGAGCTGGAACACGTGATCGCCCGCACCGCGCTCAAGACGCTCGGCAAGCATCCCGAGCGGCCGCGCATCCTGACGCTGGCGGCCGAGGATTTCGATCTTTCCAATGAGAAGGCGGTGGCGTTGTCAGCGCATGAAGAACAGGTCCAGTCCGAGCTGGACCTGCAGAACGGCAGCGGCCTGCGCGACGCCGTGAGTGCCTACGAGCGCAGATTGGTCAGCGCCTGCCTGGCGCGCAACGGCGGCAATGTGGCCTCCGCTGCGCGCGAACTGGGGGTGGACCGCGCCAACCTGAACCGCATGGCAAAACGGCTTGGCCTCAGGTAA
- a CDS encoding methyl-accepting chemotaxis protein: MKWFYNLKIATKLIAAFLAVIVLAAGLGIFAINQIDKVNRASTEIATNWLPTIRTLARLKFTTSRIRSFELQHIVASDPKEFDEMEQSANQQLQVLTAARKRYESQITEPEERAIYPEVGKMLDVIVAEHPKIIALSREGKSAEARTLMKGESTRNYLKAIELLDQLTAVNERGSDISNKLADDTYASARLWIIGMLVLCIVAAMTLAVMVARIISRPLTEAVKVARQVADGDLTADIRQSSEDETGQLLGALRQMNDNLLHIVGSVRVGTDTIATASSEIASGNLDLSSRTEEQAGSLEETASAMEELTSTVKQNADNARQANQLATTASEVAVQGGTVVGKVVDTMGSINESSRKIVDIISVIDGIAFQTNILALNAAVEAARAGEQGRGFAVVASEVRSLAQRSSAAAKEIKALIDDSVAKVDVGSKLVEEAGSTMDEVVSSVKRVTDIVGEISSATQEQSTGLEQINRAIAQMDEVTQQNAALVEEAAAAAQALQEQAGKLAETVSVFKLDGNAAAPSAGVKAMPKRPVAVAAKTSTKPALRVAAASNGKAVTGPALAQEEGAWEQF, encoded by the coding sequence ATGAAATGGTTCTACAACTTGAAGATCGCCACCAAGCTGATCGCCGCGTTTTTAGCCGTGATCGTACTGGCTGCAGGCCTGGGCATTTTCGCCATCAACCAGATCGACAAGGTCAACCGCGCCTCTACCGAGATAGCGACCAACTGGCTGCCGACCATTCGTACGCTGGCTCGCCTGAAATTCACGACCTCGCGCATCCGCAGCTTTGAACTGCAGCATATCGTCGCCTCCGACCCCAAGGAGTTCGACGAAATGGAGCAGAGCGCCAACCAGCAGCTGCAGGTCCTTACGGCGGCACGCAAGCGGTACGAGAGCCAGATTACCGAACCGGAAGAGCGCGCCATCTATCCGGAAGTCGGCAAAATGCTGGACGTTATCGTCGCCGAACATCCCAAGATCATCGCCCTTTCGCGCGAGGGCAAGAGCGCTGAAGCACGCACGCTCATGAAAGGCGAGTCGACCAGGAACTATCTCAAAGCCATCGAGCTTCTCGACCAGCTGACCGCCGTCAACGAGCGCGGCTCGGACATCTCGAACAAGCTCGCCGACGATACCTACGCCAGTGCGCGGCTGTGGATCATCGGCATGCTGGTCCTGTGCATCGTCGCGGCCATGACGCTGGCGGTGATGGTCGCGCGCATCATTTCACGGCCGCTCACGGAAGCAGTCAAGGTCGCCCGCCAGGTGGCCGACGGCGACCTGACCGCGGACATCAGGCAAAGCAGCGAAGATGAGACCGGCCAGCTGCTCGGCGCACTCAGGCAAATGAACGACAACTTGCTGCACATCGTCGGCAGCGTCCGCGTCGGCACCGACACCATCGCCACCGCATCCAGTGAAATCGCATCGGGCAACCTCGACCTGTCCTCGCGTACCGAAGAACAAGCCGGGTCCCTGGAAGAAACCGCGTCGGCGATGGAAGAACTGACCTCGACCGTGAAGCAGAACGCCGACAATGCCCGCCAGGCCAACCAGCTGGCGACGACCGCATCGGAAGTCGCCGTCCAGGGCGGCACGGTGGTCGGCAAGGTGGTCGACACCATGGGCTCGATCAATGAATCCTCGCGCAAGATCGTCGACATCATCAGCGTCATCGACGGCATTGCCTTCCAGACCAATATCCTGGCGCTGAACGCGGCGGTGGAAGCGGCCCGGGCCGGCGAACAAGGCCGGGGTTTTGCCGTCGTGGCGTCGGAAGTGCGCAGCCTGGCGCAGCGCTCATCGGCCGCCGCGAAGGAAATCAAGGCCCTGATTGACGACTCGGTCGCCAAGGTCGACGTCGGCAGCAAACTGGTGGAAGAAGCCGGCTCGACCATGGATGAGGTAGTCAGCAGCGTCAAGCGCGTGACCGATATCGTGGGAGAAATCTCGTCCGCCACCCAGGAGCAAAGCACCGGCCTGGAGCAGATCAACCGGGCTATCGCGCAGATGGATGAAGTCACCCAGCAGAATGCCGCGCTGGTGGAAGAAGCCGCGGCGGCGGCCCAGGCGCTGCAAGAACAGGCCGGCAAGCTGGCGGAGACCGTCAGCGTCTTCAAGCTGGACGGCAATGCGGCCGCGCCGTCCGCCGGCGTCAAGGCGATGCCGAAACGCCCCGTAGCCGTTGCTGCAAAAACCTCCACCAAGCCGGCTCTGCGCGTCGCGGCGGCGTCCAACGGCAAAGCCGTTACCGGCCCGGCACTTGCGCAGGAGGAAGGCGCCTGGGAACAGTTTTAA
- a CDS encoding DeoR/GlpR family DNA-binding transcription regulator, protein MLTSQRKKHLLDLLSRDGRIVAKPVSEQLEVSEDTIRRDLRELAKEGLLRRVHGGALPLIGTPPMVMFANRQHIEPGAKADIGRAAAALVLPGQVVFIDGGTTCVQMARHLAPDLKATVVTHSPSIAVELSGHAHIDVIIIGGKLFKHSVVAMGGGTIEEIGRIRADQYFMGVCSLHPHTGITSLDFEEAGIKRAFSRSAADTVVLASPDKLDTTSPFEIVPLAEVGRLVVNRDTAAELIAPYQAQGIAITLA, encoded by the coding sequence ATGCTGACCAGCCAACGAAAGAAACACCTGCTCGACCTGCTCAGCCGCGACGGCCGCATCGTCGCCAAGCCGGTGAGCGAACAACTGGAGGTATCCGAAGACACGATCAGGCGCGATCTGCGTGAACTGGCGAAGGAAGGATTGCTGCGGCGCGTACATGGCGGCGCGTTGCCCTTGATTGGCACCCCGCCGATGGTGATGTTCGCCAACCGCCAGCACATCGAGCCCGGCGCCAAGGCCGACATCGGCCGCGCGGCGGCGGCGCTGGTGCTGCCCGGCCAGGTGGTATTCATCGACGGCGGCACCACCTGCGTCCAGATGGCGCGCCACCTGGCGCCCGACCTGAAGGCAACCGTCGTCACGCACAGCCCGTCGATCGCGGTCGAGCTGTCCGGTCATGCGCATATCGACGTCATCATCATCGGCGGCAAACTGTTCAAGCACTCCGTGGTGGCGATGGGCGGCGGCACCATCGAAGAGATCGGGCGCATACGCGCCGACCAGTATTTCATGGGCGTCTGCAGCCTGCATCCGCACACTGGCATCACTTCGCTCGATTTCGAGGAAGCCGGCATCAAGCGCGCTTTCAGCCGCTCGGCAGCCGACACCGTGGTGCTGGCCTCGCCGGACAAGCTCGACACCACCTCGCCGTTCGAGATCGTGCCCTTGGCCGAAGTCGGTCGCCTCGTGGTCAATCGCGACACCGCCGCCGAACTGATCGCGCCTTATCAGGCGCAAGGCATCGCCATCACCCTGGCGTGA
- a CDS encoding NUDIX domain-containing protein yields the protein MENERVRIRNVEVLSDDWYLLKKTTFDYRRADGVWQTLNRETYDRGNGATILLYNLERRSVILIRQFRFPTYRDGHDGFLVETPAGLLDNASPEQRIRAEAEEETGYRVGDVRKVFEVFMSPGSVTEKLHFFVGEYTADARAGEGGGNVAEGEDIEVMEVPIQQALMMIAEGEIADGKTIMLLQYAQLHLFGVGANRGLVTDI from the coding sequence ATGGAAAACGAGCGCGTCCGCATCCGCAATGTCGAGGTCTTGTCCGACGATTGGTACCTGCTCAAGAAAACCACCTTCGACTATCGTCGCGCCGATGGCGTCTGGCAGACGCTCAACCGCGAGACCTACGATCGCGGCAACGGCGCCACCATCCTGCTGTACAACCTGGAGCGGCGCAGCGTGATCCTGATCCGGCAATTCCGTTTTCCGACCTATCGCGACGGTCACGACGGCTTCCTGGTCGAAACGCCGGCCGGACTGCTCGACAACGCCAGCCCGGAACAGCGTATCCGCGCAGAGGCGGAGGAAGAAACCGGCTATCGCGTCGGCGACGTGCGCAAGGTGTTCGAGGTGTTCATGAGCCCCGGCTCGGTGACCGAGAAATTGCATTTCTTCGTCGGCGAATACACCGCGGATGCGCGCGCAGGCGAGGGCGGCGGCAATGTCGCCGAAGGGGAGGATATCGAAGTGATGGAGGTGCCGATCCAGCAAGCGCTGATGATGATTGCCGAAGGCGAGATCGCCGACGGCAAGACCATCATGCTGTTGCAATACGCCCAGCTGCATTTGTTTGGCGTAGGGGCAAACCGGGGATTGGTTACAGATATTTGA